From Apium graveolens cultivar Ventura chromosome 9, ASM990537v1, whole genome shotgun sequence, the proteins below share one genomic window:
- the LOC141682854 gene encoding uncharacterized protein LOC141682854 codes for MMNIAASFCRRLNLSELVPKVPVYSSGSDASGGGFNLILRRWASKKTAGSTKNGRDSKPKNLGVKKFGGERVIPGNIIVRQRGTRFHPGNYVGIGKDHTLFALKEGNVKFEHHKLSGRKWVHVEPKDGHMIHPIYSNAAASHLKTAA; via the exons ATGATGAATATTGCAGCATCATTTTGTAGAAGATTAAACCTCAGTGAGCTAGTACCAAAAGTTCCTGTGTACAGTTCTGGTAGTG ATGCATCTGGAGGGGGTTTCAACTTGATTTTAAGGCGGTGGGCTTCGAAGAAGACTGCAGGTTCCACGAAAAATGGCCGAGATTCAAAACCTAAGAATCTTGGGGTTAAAAAGTTTGGTGGGGAG AGGGTTATACCTGGAAATATCATTGTTCGTCAGAGAGGCACCCGTTTTCATCCTGGGAATTATGTTGGAATTGGCAAAGATCATACCCTGTTTGCTCTAAAAGAAGGAAATGTCAAGTTTGAACATCACAAACTCAGCGGACGCAAATGGGTGCATGTCGAACCCAAGGATGGCCATATGATTCATCCCATTTACTCAAATGCTGCAGCCTCACATCTTAAGACAGCTGCTTAG
- the LOC141686773 gene encoding NADH dehydrogenase [ubiquinone] iron-sulfur protein 8, mitochondrial — translation MAAALLARRSLSALRSRQLVAAGQTLQGVNGHEIRHGTCSFSTKQSFSTDKDDEEREKLSREIAKDWSAVFERSINTLFLTELVRGLSLTLKYFFEKKVTINYPFEKGPLSPRFRGEHALRRYPTGEERCIACKLCEAICPAQAITIEAEEREDGSRRTTRYDIDMTKCIYCGFCQEACPVDAIVEGPNFEFATETHEELLYDKEKLLENGDRWETEIAENLRSESLYR, via the exons ATGGCCGCTGCGCTCTTAGCTCGTAGGTCTCTCTCCGCTCTTCGTTCTCGCCAGCTT GTTGCAGCTGGGCAAACGTTGCAGGGGGTGAATGGTCATGAAATTAGACATGGCACATGCTCATTTTCTACAAAGCAGTCTTTTTCTACTGACAAAG ATGACGAGGAAAGGGAAAAGCTTTCAAGGGAGATTGCCAAAGATTGGAGTGCTG TATTTGAGCGAAGCATCAACACTTTATTTCTCACTGAACTGGTTCGGGGTTTGAGCTTGACTCTCAAGTACTTCTTTGAAAAGAAAGTTACT ATCAATTATCCATTTGAGAAGGGTCCTCTGAGCCCTCGCTTTCGTGGAGAGCATGCTCTCCGACGTTATCCTACTGGGGAGGAGCGATGCATTGCCTGTAAACTCTGTGAAGCT ATATGCCCTGCTCAAGCAATCACAATAGAAGCTGAGGAACGTGAAGATGGAAGCCGAAGAACGACAAG GTATGACATTGATATGACAAAGTGCATCTACTGCGGATTCTGTCAAGAAGCATGTCCTGTTGATGCAATTGTCGAAGGACCTAACTTTGAGTTTGCTACTGAGACTCATGAG GAGCTTCTGTACGACAAGGAGAAACTACTTGAGAATGGTGACAGATGGGAAACTGAAATTGCAGAGAACCTACGATCAGAAAGCCTTTACAGATGA